Below is a window of Desulfovibrio desulfuricans DNA.
ACGAAAGGAATGTCCTGTTCGTATTGCTGCCTGCGGGTGCGGATGGGGCTGAGGATCTGCTGCATGACCTCGTTGAGGAACTTCTTCACCGCCACGTCGCCAAGGCCGCCGCGCTGGTAGTGGGCCTTCATTTCGTCCAGATTGGGGTAGGGCGAATTGAACTTGGCAAAGTCTTCCGGCACGGCAAAGGCGTCCAGATAGGTGAACACGGTATTGCCCTCAATCTTGCCGGGGTCGGAAGCCTTGAGGTGGCCTGGGTCGGTGAACATGCTGAAAATCTTGTCGTGAACTTCCTTCTCGGAGTCGCTCAGATAGATGCAGTTGCCGATGGACTTGCTCATCTTGGCCTTGCCGTCAATGCCGGGCAGGCGCAGGCAGGCGGCGTTCTGTTCCAGCAGGATCTGCGGTTCCACCAGGGTTTCACCGTAGGTGCTGTTGAACTTGCGCACGATTTCCACGGTCTGTTCCAGCATGGGCTTCTGGTCTTCGCCAACCGGCACGGCGGTGGCTTCAAAAGCCGTGATGTCTGCCGCCTGGCTGATGGGGTAGGTGAAGAATCCCACGGGAATGCTCTGCTCAAAATTTTTCTGGGCAATCTCTGCCTTGACCGTGGGGTTGCGCTGCAGGCGCGACACGGTGACAAGGTTCATATAGTGGAAGCTCAACTCATAAAGCTGCGGCAACTGCGACTGGATGAAGATGGAGGACTTTTCCGGGTCAATGCCGCAGGCAAGGTAGTCCAGCGCCACTTCAAGGATGTTGTTGCGCACTTTTTCAGGATTGTCGGCATTGTCGGTCAGAGCCTGCGCATCGGCCAGCATGATGTAGATTTCATCAAATTTGCCAGAATTTTGCAGCAAAACGCGCTGTTTGAGCGAGCCGGCGAAGTGTCCGATGTGCAGCTTACCCGTGGGGCGATCCCCGGTCAGAATGATATTGCTCATAATGTTCTGCGTATGCCCTCTGGGCAAGGACATCAGGAACGCAGCCTCCATGCGTGAATTTTTTGCAGTACGGAGCGGGCTTGCTCCATAAATATGCAACCGTGCCGCAATGTTCGCACATTCGGCAGGGCGTAGGCGTTTTCGTATACACCAAGCATGCGCAGGCCACAAGGGGCAAGGCCGGTAAGGACGAGACTTCGGCGTTTTGATTGGGAAATTATTCACTTGCGGGCGGCATTGCGCGGGCGTATGGTCTGGGCGTCAGCAGCAGCTTGCCGCCTGCATGCTGATACGTTTTTATTGTTCTGTGATTTCATTGCGTTATGTGAATTTATAGAGTGTGTTCATGCAACGGGAGTGTGATCATGAAAAAGATGCTTTTTGCCGCAGCGCTGTGTTCACTGGTGTTTGCCGGAACGGCTCTTGCGGGCGAACCGCAGCTCTACCCAAAGGATTCCTTGAAAACATGGAACCGCGATAACGTGGCGGGCGGTCAGGGAACCTTGTTTGGTCAGTTCGGCTTTACCCGCAACGATGCCTCCAAGGACATGGTTATCAAGGAAATCGGCTGGATGACCCTGCAACCGGGCGCTTCCATTGGCATGCACAAGCATGAAAACAATGAAGACGCTTACATCATCGTTTCCGGCGAGGGCGTGTTCACCGACAGCGCGGGCAAGGAAACTCCGGTAAAAGGCGGCGACATCACCATCGCCCGTCCTGGCGATACCCACGCGCTCAAATGCAGCGGCAACGTGCCTCTGGTATTTCTGGATGTGATCGGCCAGCGCTAACGCTTCGGATTGTCAGGGCAAGGTCGGCCCGATAAATATACCCCATCAGGCAAACAAGGCACGGCAGTCCGTACGCTGCATCTTTGAAAGTCTGATGGGGTTTGTATTTTGTGGAACGGGTGTTATTCGGGGACACTTTTGGTCTTTAAGGCAATATCATCCAGCTATCAGCACTATTCGCTGGTTTTGTCCGTGGTCAGCAGAAATACCGCACTGAGAACCAGCGCGCCGCCCAGCCAGCCGGACGCGCTGAAACTTTCGTTCCAGAACAGCCAGACCCAAAGAGTGCCGAGAACCGGCTCCAGATGGCAGGTAACGGCGGCCCGCACAAGGCTGATGCGTTTCAGCCCCTGCCCGTAGCAGATGTAGGCCATGTAGCAGGTGAGCAGCCCAAGGGCAAACAGCCAGCCCCATGTGTCGGGGGCGTGATCCACATGCACCGGGCCGCTGAAGCCAAGGGCCACCACACCGCCCAGCAGCATGAAGCCGTAAATGCTGGCTGTGGAATAGCGGCGTTGCCACCAGCGGTAAAAGGGATAGTGGGTGGCGTAGCACAGGCCGGAGAGCAGGCCAAAACCAATGCCCTCAAGGGAAGTTTCCCCCGGCAGGCTGCCGCCGGAAAAGCAGACCAGCGCCGTGCCGGAAAGGGCAATGAGCACGGCCAGCGCCTTGCGCCGTGTTATGTGCTCGTCAAACAGAAAGCGCGAAAAAACAGCCACCCACACCGGGGCCGTATACAGCAGCACCACGGCGGTTGCGCCGCCGCTGAGCTTGATGGCCATTTGCATGGCCCCGAAAAACACCCCGACGCCCCATGCGCCAAAGAGCATAAATGTCAGGGCATGGCGCAAGGGAATGCGCAGGCCCCCGGTCAGAGCGGCATGCGCCAGGAAAAAGGCGCAGCCAATGGCCGCCCGCCAAAAGGCCGTTTCGAGCGGCAATACGCCCGCATGCTGGCAGAATTTGGAAACAACGCCCAACAGCGACCACAGCAGGGCCGCCAGCAAAATCCATACATAGCCGTTAAACATGTTCTGCCGCATGATATTTGTGGAGGTGCAGGGTGTTATTCAATGCCGAGCGCACGGCATACAAGCCCTGCAATCTGCGTTTGATCTGTGGGCAGGGGGGTGTTTTTAAACCCTTCGCCCGCCAGCCACAGGGGAACCCGCCGGCTGGCTTCGCTGTTGTCGTTATGGCGGCCGTCGTCGTCCATGCCGTGATCGCTGGTGACCAGTACCGCGTAGCCTGCCGACGTCCATTCCGGCAGCCAGCGGGCCAGCAGGCCATCGGCCCTGCGGGCGGCATCCCGGTATTCTTTGCTGTTTGCGCCGTGCAGATGGCCTGCGTTGTCAATGCCCATGCTGTGCGCCAGCAGCAGATGCGGTTCATGGCGCCGCCGCAGGCAGGCTGCATCGTGAAAAATCTCATCGTCCGGGTAGGCATCAGTGCAGTAAAACAGGCCGTGGGCAATGGGCAGGGCCGCATCGTCCGTAATCCGGTCGCGCCCTGGCTCAAAGGGGGCCACATTGCACAGTTCGCTCATCCAGTGGTAGGCAGCCGCGGCGGTGGTCAGGCCTGTTGCCTGTGCACGGCTGAAAATGGTGGGCGCGGGGCAGAGCCGGGCATCATCATTATGCATAATGCCGCTTTGCGCCGGGCGCAGGCCTGTGAGCAGGGTGGCGTAAATGGGGCGGGAGAGCGGCGGCAGTTCGCCTTGCAACACAGTATGGCGCGCCAGACCAGCATCGGTGAGCGACTGCATGTAGCTCATGCAGCGGCGGGCCGTGGCGGCGGCAAGGCCATCCAGCAGCACAAAGACCACGCGGGACATTACCAGTCTCCCTTGCCTGCAGGGCGGGGGCCGAAGTCCAGACCGGGAGCCTGCTCTCGCAGTTGGGCGGCGGTGAGCCCACGCACCGCGTAATTGCGCGCCAGCCACGCCAGAAAGTCATAAATCTTTTTGTACAGGGCATCAGCGGCTTTTTGATCGGGAATGTTGGGCGAGCCGCCGGGCAGCATCTCTGACGAATGCCAGAACAGGCTCAAAACCCGTCCGCCGCGCGCCATGTGCAGGCGCGTAGCCGCCCGCATGACGGCGGCGCTGTGCCACACCGGGTTGGGGCTCAACGCTCCCCAAAAATGAAAGGAATCGGCCCAGGCCGCGCCCCTGGCGCAACCATGCCACAGCCGCGCCAGCGTGCGCGAAAGCGGAATCTGCGTAACCGGCGATTCCAGCAGGCCGGGGGCGTCCTCAAGCCAGTACGGGTCGGAAGGCGCAAGAAAGTGATCCGGCCCGTCGTGGAAGACGCGCAAGGGGCACACAGAACTGTCAAAGGTGAAGCCTTCCTCCGCCAGCAATGGGCGCACAACGGATTTGAGATCCCAGCGTCCCATGCGGAAGCTGGTCAGATCCGCGCCCTGAAATTCGCGTCCGGCATCCAGCAGGGTGCGCAGGCGCTGGCGCAGCAGTTCGCGCGGCAGGCGGTCTGTGCGGGTGGGCGGCCCCTGTTTTTGCGTGGCGGGCTGTGCCGTGTCATCCCCAAGAGGCGGTGTGCTCCAGTGGTGCAGGTGCGCGGCGATTTCCGCATTGCAGTGGTCGCGCATCCAGGCCAGATGGGAGCAGGCTTCGGCATTGGCAAAAACCGTGTGCGCGCAAAACAGCGTGAGCGGAAAGCCCAGTTCGCTGGTGAGGGGGGCAAGCCTGCGCAGCAGGGCCACATTGCGCACGCCGCAGCCTTGCGCCGCATAGTTGCCGGAAAACAGCCCCTCTTCTTCCACATCAAGGCTCACAATCACGCGCAGGGCGGGTTTGTCGGCCTGATTATTGAAGGATGTATCGGTGGTGCAGTCAGTCATACTCCAAGTGTAAGCCCAAGCAGGGCGCATGGCAATGCGGGGCGCGCACAGGCCGCTCTCCTGGGGGGATGCCCAAGGCGTCATAAAATAATTGCTTGTATTTTAAATATATTATGAGGGTGTGGCTTGGGCGGCCTTGCAAAACCGGGCGGAATGCATACAATAATGCATACGGCTGCTCGGCTTTTGTGCCGTAACGTTACGCCGTCCGGTTATCTGAAGGAGAAGCATGACCATCCCACAGCGCATCCTCTTTTTTATGGAGGATCTTTGTTATGGCGGTACGCAACGCCAGACTCTTGAACTGGCCCGCCGCCTGGATCGAACTCGTTTTACGCCGGTCATGCTTACGCTCACTGGCCCCACTGATCTGGATGAAGCCGCGCGGGATGCGGGCATAGAGCTGCACCACATGGGGCATGGCCGCAAGGTGCCTCCCCTGTTTTTCGCTGCCCTGTATTCAAAGCTGCGCATGTTGCAGCCAGATGTCATCGTGCCTTGCACGGCCTTGCCCAATATATGGGGGCGCATCTGGGGGCGGCTGGGCTGGCTTGGCGAAAAAAAAGTCCCGCGTATTGTGGGAACCTGCCGTGGCGGTGGCGGCCCCAAGCGGCAGCATGAACGCTGGCTTTGGCGGCTTACGGATCATATGATCTGCAATTCCGAAGCATTGCATGAAATTTTGCTGTATTTCGGCTTGCCGCAATCCCGTTTGAGCTACATCCCCAACGGGGTGGATACAGAATTTTTTGCGCCGTCCGGGGCTGCGCCCTCGGCACGTGCGCCCGAGATTGTCTGCGTGGCGCGCCTTGCGGGCGACAAGGATCATCTGACCCTCTTGCGAGCCTTTGAGATTGTGTTGCAACGCCACCCCTCGGCGCGTTTACGCATTGTGGGGGATGGCCCGGAAGAGGCCAACCTGCACCAGTGGGCCGCGCAACACGCCGCCGGAAGCAACGTGGACTTTATCCCCGGCGGGCTTGATATGCGCGGGCACTATGCCGCTGGGCGCATCTTTGCACTTTCATCCGTGCGCGAAGGTCAGCCCAATGTGATTCTTGAAGCCATGGCCTGCGGCCTGCCCGTGTGCGCCACATCGGTTGGCGGCATTCCACGGCTGGTGGAGAGCGGTCAGAACGGTCTGCTTTCACAGGCGGGCGATGTGGCGGCCCTGGCGGAAAACTGCTGCCGTCTGCTCGAAGACGGCGCGCTGTGCGAGGCCATGGGCCAGGCCGGGCGTTTGCGCGTAGAGCAGGATTTTTCCTTCACTGCCATGGTGGAGGCGCATCAGGCCGTTTTTGCTGGCTTGCGCCGCAACTGACGGCTGAACTTGTCAATCAGTCTTCTGCCCAAGTGCGGAAGGCGCAGGAATATATGGAATTAGATCAAAATTCACTGCGTGCATGCTCCAGGGCTGCACAGGCAACGCGGGCAATACGGCTCAGGCGCGCGCGGCTGAAATATGCAGTTTTGTGTCTTGCGGCGCTTTGCGCCTGCCTTTGCCTGATGACCGTAGGTGTTTTTGCGGCTCGCGCTGCCGAAGTTCAAACCGCGCAGGACCAAAATTCCGGCTCCCTGGTGGAACAGCGCGGCGAACAGAAAAATACGCCCCCTCCTGCCGGGGACACAGCAACTCCAGCGCCGTCTGCTGCCAACACCCCTGTGGAAGTGCGCGAACTCTGGACAGGCTCGCTCTATTCATCAACATACCGTGTGGGCGTGTGCGTTTCCGCTCAGGGCACTGTGCGCGGCGTGGTGCACCTGCGTCTGTACAACGGCAAGGTTGACGTGTACCACATAGATGGAACGGTGCGTAACAATGATATTGAGGCGCACCATTCATCCGGGCATTCATTCAAGGGGCGTCTTGCTTCTGCCGATAAAGTCGAGGGCGTCATCAGCCTGAAGAACGGCATGAACGTACGTCTGGAGGGCAAGCGCATCCACGATGCGCCGCTTGCGCCAGAAGACTGCGCCCCCTTGCCCTAATAAAAATTTGCGCTGCGGGCGGGGCGTTTTTACGTCCTGCTCCTGTATGGCTTGCCCGAACATGCTTTTATAGCAAGCGCTGCAAAGGGTTCATGTCCTTGCTGCCGATTGCTGATCCATCCAACGATAACATGAAGGAGTGCCTATGTTCTGGATATGGTTTTTGCTGGCCACCTCCCAATGCGCTCTGTTGTATATTCTGGCCCGCAGGGGCGAAAGCATGCCCCGCCGTATTGAGGAAGAAGCCGAGGCCAACCGCGCCATACCTGAAGACAAATGGCCTTCTGTGGGCATGATTGTGCCCGTGGCCGGGCGCGATCCGCGCATGGAAGGCGCGTTGCGCAGCCTTTTGACCCAGGATTACCCCCGTTTTGTCCCCGTGCTCGTTACTGCGGAAGAAAATGAACCCGCCGCCGAGCTTGTAGGCAGACTCAAGCAGGATTTTCCCGCTCTGCGTCATGTGGTGGCAGGCACCGCCACGGGTTGCGGGCAAAAAAACCATAACAGCCTTCAGGGTATTGCCGCTCTGGGCGATGAAGTGGACGTCTATGTGTTCTGCGACAGCACTCACATGGCGGAACCCGATTTTCTGCGGCATCTGGCGGCGCCCATGGCCAGGGGCGAGGCTTCGTTCAGCACCGGTTACCATGTGGTGGAGCCTCGCGACGACCAGCCCGTAACGCTGGCCTATACGCTGTGCGTCATGCTTATGCGCTACCTGCAAGCCATGTCTGCCTTTACCCAGTTGTGGGGCGGCGCTATGGCCATGACCCGCGAGGCCTATGTAAAATACGGCGTGGCGCAGTTGTGGCTTGAAAACGTGGTGGACGACTGCTCGCTCACGGCTCTGCTTCAGGTGCGCGGCGCAAAAGTGCGGCTCTGCCCTGGCGCTTTGCTGCACACCGATGCCGTTAATCACTCCACGCCCGTCTGGCGGGCCTGGATGGACAGGCAGGTGCTTTTTCTCAAGTTTTGCATGCCCGGCCAGTGGAAGCTGCTGGGTCTCATGTGTGTTATGATGGCCCTGCCCATGGTGTGCGCGGCCCTGGCCTTTCTGGGCTGGATTGTGAACGTGGGCAGCGGCGCCGGCGTGTTGCTGGGGCTGTTCTGGCTGGCGGCGATGGTGAGCGCGCTGCATCTGTGGCGTGGTCTGCTTGCCAAGCCCGTGCCGCTGTGGCGCTGGTGCATGGCCTTTGCGGACGCCGTACGCATGTTCACCTCTGTTTATTGGCAGAGCATAAAGTCGTGGGATATTGTCTGGCACGGCATACGGTATGAAGTCGGCAAGGGCGGGGTAGTGCTGCGCTCTGAACACAGTCAGGGAATAAAATAGCAATGTTGAAACCACTCCTGATGGAGGCGTGGTGCGCCAGATTCTTTTTTATTTGCGCATGCAGTCCGTGACAGGGTATGGAAATAGAGGCTTTGACATACACCCATGGTGGCGTGTATCGTCTTTTGCCCTTTTGTCACGGGCCGGATGCAATATATCTGTATGCAGCCCGACAGCAGGATGCGGCAATGGCGTTGCGCATGTGCGCGGCATAAGCCACGGCTTTTTTTATCGTTTTTTGTCAGAGTAGTGATTGCGCCATGATTGCAATGTCAGACCTTATTCGCGTCAGCCTCAGGCAGGTTGTGCGCCAGCGCGGCTTCGGGGTGATGCTTTCCATCGCCCTGGGCATCACGGCGTTTATCGTCCTGGCGGTACTTGGCCGCGAAATCCGGTACAAGGTGGGGCAGGACATGGTGCTTATGGGTGGCGTCAACGTCATCCAGGTATACATGGATGACGCCCAGTACCCCGGCCAGCCCGACCGAGAATTTTATCCTGAAACTGTGGAAGCCCTTTCCCAGTTGCCCGGCGTCAGCCTGGTGAGCAGAAACCTGCGCGACAACAAAAATTTCCCCATACGCGGCACCGGCGAGCGCACGCTTAATGTGGATTTTATCGGCATCGACCAGTATTTCGCCGAGGTCTATTCCATTGATCTGGTGGCCGGGCGGCTGCTCAATCAGGAAGATGTGGACGCTCACAGGCGGGTATGCCTGCTAGGCAGGGATGCGGCCAGAAATTTATTCGGCGGTTCGGAAGAAGCCATAGGCAAGCTGCTCTTTCTGGAGCAGGATGTTTTTGAAGTGGTGGGCGTTGTCAGCGGCGTCATGCTCGGCAGCTGGAGCCAGGGCGGCTTTTTGCCCTATACCACCATGGCCGACCGCAACTGGGGCCGGGGCAAGGTGCGCAGGCTCTTTATCCGCGCTATCGGGTGGGAAGACGTGCCGCCGCTTGTCAAAATTATTCCTCAGATGGTGCGCGAGCATCAGTCTGCCCCATATATTGTGGTGCAGACGCAGGAAGATCAGCTCAAACGCATCAAAACCACCTTCATGTGGGTTGAGGCTCTGCTGTGGCTTGGTATTGCCGCATCGCTCATGCTGGGCGGTTTTGGCATCTGGTATGGCACGTTTGCCGCAGTTCGGGCCAGAACTCGCGAAGTGGGCCTTAAAAAGGCCATGGGCGGCTCGGATATAGACATACTGGCGCAGTTCCTGGCCGAGGCCCTGTGCAAATCGGTTGCTGGCGGCATATTTGGCATTCTCATTGGCTGCGCGCTGGTCGAGATCGGTTCCTTATCGCTTGGAACGGGCGTTTCGTACTCGCTGCTGTTCTTCAGCAGCTTGGGAAGCATCGTTTTTTCTGCCGTCATAGGCATTGCGGGCGGTCTGTTCCCTGCCATGCAGGCAAGCCGTATGGACGTGGTAACCGCTCTGCGATTCGAATAGCACACAATGCGCGGGTTGCCCCGCGTTCTTGCGGCTCTGCCGCACATGCACAAGGTGGATCATGGCACCCGTTATAGTCGCCAAAGATTTATATAAATGCTACGCCGGTTTTTCACCGGTGCTGCGTGGCGTGAATATCGAAGTTGTTCCCGGCGAGATGGTGGCTATCATGGGGCCTTCGGGCTGCGGTAAATCCACCATGCTGCACGTGCTGGGCATGCTGCACGCGCCTGATTCCGGCTCTTTGCAAATTCTTGGCAAGGATGTGCTGACGCTCGACCGTGAGCAGACTGCCAGTTTCCGCCGTGGCACCATGGGTTTTGTCATGCAGTCGAGCAACCTTTTTGACCACTCGACTGTGTTTGAAAATGTTGAATTCCCCCTGATATTTGAGAAGATTCCGCCAGA
It encodes the following:
- the trpS gene encoding tryptophan--tRNA ligase encodes the protein MSNIILTGDRPTGKLHIGHFAGSLKQRVLLQNSGKFDEIYIMLADAQALTDNADNPEKVRNNILEVALDYLACGIDPEKSSIFIQSQLPQLYELSFHYMNLVTVSRLQRNPTVKAEIAQKNFEQSIPVGFFTYPISQAADITAFEATAVPVGEDQKPMLEQTVEIVRKFNSTYGETLVEPQILLEQNAACLRLPGIDGKAKMSKSIGNCIYLSDSEKEVHDKIFSMFTDPGHLKASDPGKIEGNTVFTYLDAFAVPEDFAKFNSPYPNLDEMKAHYQRGGLGDVAVKKFLNEVMQQILSPIRTRRQQYEQDIPFVIDVLKKGTEKAYDKAAKTLEKVRRAMKLNHFEAGLKLQSK
- a CDS encoding cupin domain-containing protein, whose product is MKKMLFAAALCSLVFAGTALAGEPQLYPKDSLKTWNRDNVAGGQGTLFGQFGFTRNDASKDMVIKEIGWMTLQPGASIGMHKHENNEDAYIIVSGEGVFTDSAGKETPVKGGDITIARPGDTHALKCSGNVPLVFLDVIGQR
- a CDS encoding DMT family transporter, yielding MFNGYVWILLAALLWSLLGVVSKFCQHAGVLPLETAFWRAAIGCAFFLAHAALTGGLRIPLRHALTFMLFGAWGVGVFFGAMQMAIKLSGGATAVVLLYTAPVWVAVFSRFLFDEHITRRKALAVLIALSGTALVCFSGGSLPGETSLEGIGFGLLSGLCYATHYPFYRWWQRRYSTASIYGFMLLGGVVALGFSGPVHVDHAPDTWGWLFALGLLTCYMAYICYGQGLKRISLVRAAVTCHLEPVLGTLWVWLFWNESFSASGWLGGALVLSAVFLLTTDKTSE
- a CDS encoding alkaline phosphatase family protein, translated to MSRVVFVLLDGLAAATARRCMSYMQSLTDAGLARHTVLQGELPPLSRPIYATLLTGLRPAQSGIMHNDDARLCPAPTIFSRAQATGLTTAAAAYHWMSELCNVAPFEPGRDRITDDAALPIAHGLFYCTDAYPDDEIFHDAACLRRRHEPHLLLAHSMGIDNAGHLHGANSKEYRDAARRADGLLARWLPEWTSAGYAVLVTSDHGMDDDGRHNDNSEASRRVPLWLAGEGFKNTPLPTDQTQIAGLVCRALGIE
- a CDS encoding glycosyltransferase produces the protein MTIPQRILFFMEDLCYGGTQRQTLELARRLDRTRFTPVMLTLTGPTDLDEAARDAGIELHHMGHGRKVPPLFFAALYSKLRMLQPDVIVPCTALPNIWGRIWGRLGWLGEKKVPRIVGTCRGGGGPKRQHERWLWRLTDHMICNSEALHEILLYFGLPQSRLSYIPNGVDTEFFAPSGAAPSARAPEIVCVARLAGDKDHLTLLRAFEIVLQRHPSARLRIVGDGPEEANLHQWAAQHAAGSNVDFIPGGLDMRGHYAAGRIFALSSVREGQPNVILEAMACGLPVCATSVGGIPRLVESGQNGLLSQAGDVAALAENCCRLLEDGALCEAMGQAGRLRVEQDFSFTAMVEAHQAVFAGLRRN
- a CDS encoding glycosyltransferase family 2 protein — translated: MFWIWFLLATSQCALLYILARRGESMPRRIEEEAEANRAIPEDKWPSVGMIVPVAGRDPRMEGALRSLLTQDYPRFVPVLVTAEENEPAAELVGRLKQDFPALRHVVAGTATGCGQKNHNSLQGIAALGDEVDVYVFCDSTHMAEPDFLRHLAAPMARGEASFSTGYHVVEPRDDQPVTLAYTLCVMLMRYLQAMSAFTQLWGGAMAMTREAYVKYGVAQLWLENVVDDCSLTALLQVRGAKVRLCPGALLHTDAVNHSTPVWRAWMDRQVLFLKFCMPGQWKLLGLMCVMMALPMVCAALAFLGWIVNVGSGAGVLLGLFWLAAMVSALHLWRGLLAKPVPLWRWCMAFADAVRMFTSVYWQSIKSWDIVWHGIRYEVGKGGVVLRSEHSQGIK
- a CDS encoding ABC transporter permease, coding for MSDLIRVSLRQVVRQRGFGVMLSIALGITAFIVLAVLGREIRYKVGQDMVLMGGVNVIQVYMDDAQYPGQPDREFYPETVEALSQLPGVSLVSRNLRDNKNFPIRGTGERTLNVDFIGIDQYFAEVYSIDLVAGRLLNQEDVDAHRRVCLLGRDAARNLFGGSEEAIGKLLFLEQDVFEVVGVVSGVMLGSWSQGGFLPYTTMADRNWGRGKVRRLFIRAIGWEDVPPLVKIIPQMVREHQSAPYIVVQTQEDQLKRIKTTFMWVEALLWLGIAASLMLGGFGIWYGTFAAVRARTREVGLKKAMGGSDIDILAQFLAEALCKSVAGGIFGILIGCALVEIGSLSLGTGVSYSLLFFSSLGSIVFSAVIGIAGGLFPAMQASRMDVVTALRFE